From Brassica oleracea var. oleracea cultivar TO1000 chromosome C3, BOL, whole genome shotgun sequence, a single genomic window includes:
- the LOC106331689 gene encoding AP-5 complex subunit zeta-1-like codes for MNDQDGDWNYHLRILTNSARDSTDPASDPSVLQSVSIEQLCVSLDVQRNHPSFVFQRSVASLTQSETGTSKGLLLLAILQFFLDFGDMVLHDADPSLRTFFRSCLSREFSDAAVAEATCEFLIENKRKLLASFPNLLSQFFPLLLKLIAWNWEKLEKSFLKIFPGLISPGSFLPLFPSILDLPMLVVALEKVERSSGSGSRVGGSIASIQKSAAPEMLLALMDEAYTGSTIGDGGDDSESEDNNTIDVADPLFLELLKDENDGLAERHRASPALNAALQAAASGPRSERMKQTLKIAPRLLDVYFSVTLRDANDSLICALIPLLMTRNSAMFPDKNFSHEIRRRLLEFVLAAFQRSPNFIALLKKPIIDRLGEAYDDPAKRELALQLCWAIGEYGGGGESHKEAARELFESLELLLYENLSSSRLGLRQESGNGSRRTTQSRLLCFVVTAIAKLATYHRELLPRARVALGKVVRSRISDARVWRRAHDYLGLMNEPGICWSVLGPSRVSEKRFPGTVNWSEGGDKMVAHIPFHILSEQGGPPFHDFALSDVIIKN; via the exons ATGAATGATCAAGACGGAGACTGGAATTATCATCTCAGGATCCTAACCAACAGCGCGCGTGATTCCACGGATCCTGCTTCCGATCCATCTGTGCTACAATCAGTAAGCATCGAACAATTATGTGTCTCTCTCGATGTACAAAGGAATCATCCATCTTTC GTCTTCCAACGCTCTGTTGCTTCGCTGACTCAGTCCGAGACAGGGACCTCCAAAGGTCTTCTCTTGCTA GCCATTCTTCAGTTTTTTCTTGATTTTGGAGATATGGTTCTGCACGATGCTGACCCGAGTTTGAGGACTTTCTTCCGCTCCTGTCTTAGCCG TGAGTTCTCGGATGCTGCTGTTGCTGAGGCAACTTGTGAGTTTCTTATCGAGAATAAGAGAAAGCTCTTGGCGTCTTTCCCTAACTTACTCTCTCAG TTTTTCCCGTTGTTGCTTAAGCTCATTGCCTGGAATTGGGAGAA GTTGGAGAAGTCCTTCCTGAAGATATTCCCAGGACTGATATCACCTGGCTCATTTCTCCCTCTGTTTCCATCCATTCTAGACTTGCCAA TGCTGGTTGTGGCACTAGAAAAGGTGGAAAGGAGCTCCGGGTCAGGGTCAAGGGTCGGAGGTAGCATTGCTTCAATCCAGAAGAGTGCAGCTCCTGAG ATGCTTCTTGCCCTTATGGATGAAGCCTACACCGGTTCAACCATCGGAGACGGAGGGGATGACTCAGAGTCTGAAGATAACAATACAATAGATGTAGCTGATCCCCTGTTTCTTGAGCTTCTCAAGGACGAAAATGATGGTCTAGCT GAAAGACACCGCGCTTCACCTGCACTAAACGCAGCGTTGCAGGCTGCTGCGAGTGGTCCTCGGTCAGAGAGGATGAAGCAGACACTTAAGATTGCTCCTCGGCTTCTTGATGTCTACTTTAGTGTTACCTTGCGAGACGCAAATGACT CTCTGATCTGTGCACTAATCCCTCTACTCATGACAAGGAACTCTGCAATGTTTCCGGATAAGAACTTTTCTCATGAG ATCCGTAGGAGGCTACTGGAGTTCGTCCTGGCTGCATTTCAGAGATCTCCAAACTTCATTGCGCTGTTGAAA AAGCCTATAATTGACAGGCTTGGAGAAGCTTATGATGACCCTGCTAAG AGAGAGTTAGCTTTACAGCTATGTTGGGCAATTGGAGAGTATGGTGGTGGGGGAGAATCACACAAGGAAGCTGCTCGGGAGCTCTTTGAAAGCTTAGAGCTGCTTCTCTACGAGAATCTCTCATCAAG CCGTCTAGGTCTGAGGCAAGAATCTGGGAACGGTTCCAGAAGAACAACACAGTCGAGGCTGTTGTGTTTTGTTGTGACAGCTATCGCAAAGCTCGCAACTTATCACCGTGAGCTGTTGCCAAGAGCTCGTGTTGCCTTGGGAAAG GTGGTTAGGTCTAGGATATCAGATGCAAGGGTTTGGAGACGAGCACATGATTACTTAGGACTAATGAACGAGCCAGGAATCTGTTGGTCTGTGTTAGGACCTTCACGTGTGTCAGAGAAACGGTTTCCTGGCACGGTTAATTGGAGTGAGGGTGGGGACAAAATGGTTGCACACATTCCGTTTCACATTCTAAGTGAACAAGGAG GTCCACCGTTCCATGACTTTGCTCTCTCTGATGTCATCATCAAAAACTGA
- the LOC106329472 gene encoding uncharacterized protein LOC106329472 gives MAEEEEMDTCPICFKTCVDVSHPSSCRHKFCLDCIKKWQSTKTSTHVVCPMCKRESKALVYNYDCNTSTFDLYFFDQTIKSIVLSKAHRTRLSYYMVEKSISHSTVEEVNRFWERRLFVQPKPTIFEWLRRELQALTRIEDTTDVVAHYINSIVEKFFSRHKKNEETVTVELSKQFKQLVSTAVSKFVPDGEEDRFSEELECFVASKLSIEAYDLSYEESSKEGQNGVDYDLLRWIQQKVNLMQIQNTDFLSTRCLNFAREVRSHAELEIRLVNELGFPPSKQTLGFARSLFDKLSSTQELDQSCNIKHEDYKKEVYTQDAYTLLSLGVLDHEGNVTRFGLMMKRLQVGPMLARMIESSEKYGCGEEIIKIAAMVSSRANAHRTPVSRSDHMSMLVAYESWEATNFSKKWCLDNGVQLAKMEHAKSLIHKWDKTLESLQIKVTSKRDDVQCIKRCVIEGYISTCAKFQSDGTYKSLKAPYATKRIDPTSTLYEWHLLPRFVVHSDTFTNSMQEVTEITLKGLSKVAPELYRLAGN, from the exons ATGGCAGAAGAAGAGGAGATGGACACATGTCCAATATGCTTTAAAACATGTGTTGATGTTTCACACCCATCCTCATGTCGCC ACAAGTTCTGCTTGGATTGCATAAAGAAGTGGCAATCCACCAAAACCTCTACACATGTTGTTTGCCCTATGTGCAAG AGAGAGAGCAAAGCTCTGGTCTACAACTATGATTGCAATACTAGTACTTTTGATCTGTACTTCTTCGACCAAACCATCAAAAG TATCGTGCTTTCCAAAGCACATAGGACTAGACTCAGCTACTACATGGTGGAAAAGTCAATTTCACATTCTACGGTGGAAGAAGTAAACCGTTTTTGGGAGAGACGTCTCTTCGTCCAACCAAAACCTACTATATTTGAGTGGTTGAGAAGGGAATTGCAAGCACTTACGAGG ATTGAAGATACCACCGATGTAGTAGCTCATTACATCAATAGCATAGTGGAAAAATTCTTCTCTAG GCACAAAAAAAATGAAGAAACTGTGACCGTGGAGCTGAGCAAGCAGTTCAAACAACTTGTATCAACTGCTGTCTCCAAATTTGTTCCAGATGGAGAAGAGGATAGATTTTCCGAGGAGCTGGAATGTTTTGTTGCTTCCAAACTCAGCATTGAAGCCTATGATCTCTCTTATGAAGAATCTTCAAAAGAAGGCCAAAATGGGGTTGACTATGACCTTCTCCGGTGGATTCAGCAAAAAGTTAACTTGATGCAGATACAGAATACCGACTTTCTCAGCACTCGCTGCCTCAATTTCG CAAGAGAAGTCAGATCCCATGCTGAGCTTGAGATCAGACTTGTAAATGAACTTGGGTTTCCCCCAAGTAAGCAAACTCTTGGGTTTGCTAGAAGTTTGTTTGACAAACTTTCTAGCACCCAAGAGTTGGATCAAAGTTGCAACATCAAGCATGAAGATTATAAAAAAGAG GTGTATACTCAAGATGCTTACACGTTGCTATCACTTGGAGTCTTGGACCATGAAGGAAACGTAACAAGGTTCGGCTTGATGATGAAAAGATTACAAGTAGGGCCAATGTTGGCAAGGATGATAGAATCTTCAGAAAAATATGGATGTGGAGAAGAAATCATAAAGATAGCCGCTATGGTGTCTTCGAGAGCAAATGCGCACCGAACACCAGTATCTCGCTCTGACCATATGTCCATGCTAGTAGCCTACGAATCATGGGAGGCAACTAATTTTTCAAAAAAATGGTGCCTAGACAATGGTGTTCAG CTTGCTAAAATGGAGCATGCCAAAAGTCTTATCCACAAATGGGATAAGACTTTGGAGAGTCTTCAGATAAAAGTGACCTCAAAACGAGATGATGTCCAATGTATAAAGAGATGTGTCATAGAAG GATATATTTCAACTTGTGCAAAATTCCAAAGTGATGGAACTTACAAGAGCTTAAAAGCTCCGTATGCAACGAAAAGGATAGACCCCACTTCGACTTTATACGAG TGGCATCTCCTACCAAGGTTTGTCGTTCATTCGGACACTTTCACCAATTCCATGCAAGAG GTCACGGAAATTACACTGAAAGGTCTAAGCAAAGTAGCACCTGAACTTTACAGACTGGCAG GTAACTGA
- the LOC106330248 gene encoding putative pentatricopeptide repeat-containing protein At3g15130, which yields MYSKCREPVTAHKVFDKMPERNVVSWTALMSGHVLNGELNGSLSLFSEMVRHGVSPNEFTLSTNLKACGLLNALEKGLQIHGFCLKMGFETMVEVGNSFDILSRSYSTAEVSFEEFSRNNPSSHQDKTKKAETCKRIQESMEGEETKLNTKINFLIGSRETKTEKADGLAKHIQSVCISKQFHI from the coding sequence ATGTATAGCAAATGCAGAGAACCCGTCACCGCTCACAAGGTGTTCGACAAAATGCCTGAGAGAAACGTTGTTTCATGGACGGCTCTCATGAGCGGACACGTACTCAACGGCGAACTCAACGGATCATTATCTCTCTTCAGCGAGATGGTGCGTCACGGTGTTAGCCCTAACGAGTTCACTCTCTCGACGAATCTCAAAGCTTGTGGCTTGCTTAACGCCCTTGAAAAGGGATTGCAGATACATGGGTTTTGTTTGAAGATGGGGTTTGAAACCATGGTTGAGGTTGGGAACTCCTTTGATATACTTTCCAGATCTTACTCCACTGCCGAGGTCTCATTTGAGGAATTCAGCAGAAACAACCCAAGTTCACATCAGGACAAGACAAAGAAAGCAGAGACATGCAAGAGAATACAGGAATCCATGGAGGGAGAGGAGACCAAGCTTAACACGAAAATCAACTTTTTGATTGGATCTCGAGAGACCAAAACAGAGAAAGCCGATGGCTTGGCTAAACATATTCAGTCGGTTTGTATTTCAAAGCAGTTTCACATTTAA